The genomic DNA GCGCGGCTGGCCCGCCCCCCTCGTTCTCGAGACAAGCACCGAGGACCCCGGCGAGGGGCAGGCCCGTGCGGCCCTGAAGCAGGGGGCCACGCTCGTCGTCTCCGCCGGCGGCGACGGCACGGTCCGTGAGATCTCAAGCGTTCTGGCGGACGAGGACGAGAACCCGGAGCACGTGCCGCTCGGCATCATCCCCCTCGGCACCGGCAACCTGCTGGCGCGCAACCTGGGGATCGACGCCTCCAAGCTGGACTCCAAGGCGCTCGACGCGGCCATCGAGGCCGCCCTCGACGGGCGCACCCGGGTCATCGACACGGCGCGCATCACGATCGAGGCCCCCGACGGCCGGGTGACCGAGGAGGTCTTCCTTGTCATGGGCGGCATCGGCCTCGACGCGGAGGTCATCGCGGCCACGAACGACGACCTCAAGAAGCGGTTCGGCTGGCTCGCCTACACGGACGCCGGCATCCGCCTGCTGCCCGGCGAGCGCAAAGACGTCGAGATCAGCATCGACGGCGGCCCGTTCCACAGGACCAAGGTCCGCAGCGTCCTCTTCGCGAACCTTGGGAAGCTCCCCACGGGCCTGGATTTCATCCCGGGCGCGGAGGTCGACGACGGCCTGCTGTCCATCGTGACGATGTCCCCGCGCGGCGTCCTCGGCTGGGCATGGATCGCCGCCAAGACGATCAGCCGCTCGAGCGCGGACATCCCCGTTATGAAGTATGAGCACGCCAAGCGCATCGCCATCCGCGCGGCTGAGCCCATGGGCACGCAGCTGGACGGCGATCTCTCCGGGGAGGCCGTCCGGCTCGAGGCCCGCATCCGGCCGCGCTCCCTGACCGTGCACGTGCCCCCGAAGACGCCGGGCCTCCTGGAGCGTCTCACGCTCGGGGACTCGGGCGAGGGCTGAGCCACGGCGCGCACAGCCCCGTTTGCCCCCTCGAATGGCGTTTGCCCATGACATTGCGGGTGGCAGATGCCAAACGCGGGGGCAAACGGCCGGGCGGGGCCTCAGCGCTCGTCGAAGAGCCCTTCGAACCAGGCGTCCGCCGAGCGGTATGCCTCGTCCGAGGTGTGGGTGGCAGGCTCCGTCCGGACCCCGTCCGCGCGCGGGTACGAGCCGAGGAACGTCACGTCCGCGATCCTCTTGAGCCCGCGCAGGGCTGCGGCGATCCGGGCGTCGGAGACGTGGCCGTCGACATCGATGGAGAAGAAGTACGAGCCGATCCCCCGC from Falsarthrobacter nasiphocae includes the following:
- a CDS encoding diacylglycerol/lipid kinase family protein → MNPDIPAFADATGWILSLVALVAIVAVLVVAYRVGVSRGRRQAESEHTDRALARQGERRHAAQAKEASVWPHAAPGSERVALIINPVKNDADRALKGVRVACAVRGWPAPLVLETSTEDPGEGQARAALKQGATLVVSAGGDGTVREISSVLADEDENPEHVPLGIIPLGTGNLLARNLGIDASKLDSKALDAAIEAALDGRTRVIDTARITIEAPDGRVTEEVFLVMGGIGLDAEVIAATNDDLKKRFGWLAYTDAGIRLLPGERKDVEISIDGGPFHRTKVRSVLFANLGKLPTGLDFIPGAEVDDGLLSIVTMSPRGVLGWAWIAAKTISRSSADIPVMKYEHAKRIAIRAAEPMGTQLDGDLSGEAVRLEARIRPRSLTVHVPPKTPGLLERLTLGDSGEG